The following proteins come from a genomic window of Meleagris gallopavo isolate NT-WF06-2002-E0010 breed Aviagen turkey brand Nicholas breeding stock chromosome Z, Turkey_5.1, whole genome shotgun sequence:
- the SIGLEC15 gene encoding sialic acid-binding Ig-like lectin 15 produces MREYSLFLLFVLSIFKKGVQCNSWSIHVPSDVTGELGKMVILPCTFTHPYKTFDRTLTAIWRIKEPYNGTVVFKCTSQSASELCKTAVSYKNKYKLFGNPRHKDLSIRIDNLTWSDSERYFCRVEFSGDIHDKYESRNGIKLHLIASPRIINITVSSNGDHTFKARCTAEGEPAPALTWTSPHSSNLTSVTNTNHRVTKELQYLTHDGKYTCTAVNSHGRAEGTVYFYKFKASDSSFFLILIFVPLGIKVLVLLVILGLTLFPRGPSTAPSILARPQPQDSTYENFDRRCDGSHSLPTEQPAVRCS; encoded by the exons ATGAGAGAGtacagtttgtttcttctgttcgTCCTttccatcttcaagaagg GCGTGCAGTGCAATAGCTGGTCCATTCACGTCCCGTCTGACGTCACTGGTGAACTTGGAAAGATGGTTATTCTGCCTTGCACCTTCACACACCCTTACAAAACCTTTGACCGTACCCTCACTGCCATTTGGAGGATCAAGGAGCCATACAATGGCACTGTAGTGTTTAAGTGCACCAGCCAGAGTGCCAGTGAGCTCTGCAAGACCGCTGTCAgctataaaaacaaatacaaactcTTCGGCAACCCCCGGCACAAAGACCTTTCCATCAGGATCGACAATCTGACCTGGAGTGACAGTGAGAGGTACTTCTGCCGTGTGGAGTTCTCTGGGGACATCCACGACAAGTATGAAAGCAGGAATGGGATAAAGCTGCATTTGATTG CTTCCCCCAGGATCATTAATATCACGGTCAGTTCCAATGGGGATCACACCTTCAAAGCCCGCTGCACCGCCGAGGGTGAACCAGCACCTGCCCTGACATGGACCAGTCCCCACTCCAGCAACCTCACCTCAGTCACTAACACGAACCACCGCGTCACCAAGGAGCTCCAGTACCTCACACACGATGGCAAATACACCTGCACGGCTGTCAACAGCCACGGGAGAGCGGAGGGGACAGTCTACTTCTATAAATTCAAGGCATCCGACAGCTCCTTTTTCCTGATCCTAATTTTTGTGCCACTGGGAATTAAGGTCCTTGTTTTGCTGGTGATACTGGGCTTGACCCTGTTCCCCAGAG GTCCTTCCACTGCTCCATCCATCCTGGCCCG GCCACAGCCACAGGACTCCACCTACGAGAACTTTGACCGCAGATGCGACGGCAGCCACAGCCTGCCAACAGAACAGCCTGCAGTAAGATGCAGCTGA